Proteins encoded by one window of Mustela erminea isolate mMusErm1 chromosome 5, mMusErm1.Pri, whole genome shotgun sequence:
- the LOC116590720 gene encoding condensin complex subunit 2-like, protein MGPPCPEIRGHPHSAASPSERAFSTSLPRKAPLNTPGTPVLEDFPQNDDEKERLQRRRSRVLDLQFSSDSPRLLASPSSRNTDTSATTPKFTNTQITEHYSTCIKLSTENKITTKNAFGLHLIDFMSEILKQKDTEPTNFKVAAGTLDASTKIYAVRVDAVHADVYRVLGGLGKDTPSPEEAESHDAGGSATETGTTKKAQKPKKKHSYKTIEQNVNNLNVSEADRKCEIDPMFQKTVASFDECSTAGVFLSTLHCHDYRSELLFPSDVQTLSTEEPLELPDLGWVEATDLKAPMQQCAEDGQICPSLAGFQFTKWDSETHNESVSALVDKFKKNEQVFDINAEVEESDCEDFPDGPMDDDFDANDEPEHSAAGDRTKFRSWKEPCRTPSCPREMIPLGDGDIRTMCPLLSTKPGEYSYFSPRTMSMWAGPDHWRFRPQLKHDASSKSENKKKSTKKDFEIDFDDDIDFDVYFKKTKASTILAKSTLENQNWKATTLPPDFFYETDHLVRLHLKPGTRLLKTAQGQRAGTEHYEEIGDYDYNNPNDTSNFCPGLQAADSDYEESDDLFVGPSGTFDLTSCHPPKTAQENGDVPEVQGLDIITYGESNLVAEPQKVNKIEIHYAKTAKRMDMKKLKQSMWSLLTKFSKQADTETNHSETGKEDPVKVADEKMLSGLTRDLQKSLPPLMAQNLSIPLAFACLLHLANEKNLKLEGTEDLSDILVRQGD, encoded by the coding sequence ATGGGACCTCCCTGCCCAGAAATCCGTGGGCACCCCCACAGTGCCGCCTCACCTTCAGAACGGGCGTTCTCCACGTCCCTGCCCCGGAAGGCCCCTCTCAATACTCCTGGCACTCCAGTCCTCGAAGACTTTCCTCAGAATGACGACGAGAAGGAGCGGCTGCAGCGGCGGCGCTCGCGAGTGCTGGACCTGCAGTTCAGCTCGGACTCGCCTCGCCTGCTGGCCTCCCCATCCAGCAGGAATACTGACACTTCAGCCACAACCCCTAAGTTTACAAACACGCAGATTACAGAACATTACTCCACCTGTATCAAACTGtccactgaaaataaaatcacgACCAAGAACGCTTTTGGCTTGCACTTGATTGATTTTATGTCAGAGATTCTTAAACAGAAAGACACCGAACCGACCAACTTTAAAGTGGCTGCTGGCACTCTGGATGCCAGCACAAAGATCTATGCAGTGCGTGTGGACGCGGTCCATGCTGATGTCTACAGAGTCCTTGGGGGGCTGGGCAAAGACACACCCTCCCCAGAAGAAGCAGAGAGCCATGATGCAGGTGGAAGCGCTACTGAAACAGGAACAACCAAAAAGGCTCAAAAGCCCAAAAAGAAGCACTCCTATAAAACCATCGAGCAGAATGTGAACAACCTCAATGTCTCTGAAGCAGATCGGAAGTGCGAGATCGACCCCATGTTTCAGAAGACGGTGGCCTCGTTCGATGAGTGCAGCACAGCTGGGGTGTTTCTGTCTACCCTCCACTGCCATGACTACAGAAGTGAGCTGCTGTTCCCTTCCGATGTGCAGACTCTGTCCACCGAGGAACCCCTGGAGCTGCCGGATTTAGGTTGGGTGGAAGCGACAGATTTAAAAGCGCCCATGCAGCAGTGTGCAGAGGATGGCCAGATCTGCCCTTCCCTGGCCGGGTTCCAGTTCACGAAATGGGACAGTGAGACACATAATGAGTCTGTCTCTGCTCTGGTAGACAAGTTCAAGAAAAACGAGCAGGTGTTTGACATCAATGCCGAGGTAGAGGAGAGTGACTGCGAGGACTTCCCTGACGGGCCCATGGACGACGACTTTGATGCGAACGATGAACCTGAGCACAGTGCTGCCGGCGACCGCACCAAGTTCAGGAGCTGGAAGGAGCCCTGCCGCACTCCGAGCTGCCCGAGAGAAATGATTCCCCTTGGGGATGGAGACATTAGGACTATGTGCCCTCTTCTATCCACGAAACCTGGAGAATATTCCTATTTTAGTCCCCGTACCATGTCAATGTGGGCTGGCCCAGATCACTGGCGCTTTAGACCCCAACTCAAACATGATGCTTCCTccaaatcagagaacaaaaagaagagtaCAAAGAAGGATTTTGAAATTGACTTTGACGATGATATTGACtttgatgtatattttaaaaaaacaaaggcttCTACTATTCTGGCCAAGTCCACTTTGGAGAACCAGAATTGGAAAGCCACCACTCTTCCCCCAGATTTCTTCTACGAGACAGATCATCTTGTCCGGCTGCATCTCAAACCAGGCACCAGGTTACTTAAGACTGCCCAAGGCCAGAGAGCAGGAACCGAGCATTATGAAGAAATTGGAGACTATGATTACAATAACCCTAATGACACCTCCAACTTTTGCCCTGGATTACAGGCTGCTGACAGTGACTATGAAGAGTCGGATGACTTATTTGTGGGACCAAGTGGGACCTTTGACCTTACATCCTGCCATCCACCCAAGACAGCACAAGAGAATGGTGATGTGCCTGAAGTCCAAGGATTAGACATCATCACTTATGGGGAGTCAAATCTGGTAGCTGAACCTCAGaaggtaaataaaattgaaattcattATGCCAAGACTGCCAAGAGAATGGACATGAAGAAGTTGAAGCAGAGCATGTGGAGTTTGCTGACAAAGTTCTCCAAGCAAGCAGACACAGAGACAAACCACAGTGAAACTGGAAAAGAGGACCCGGTGAAGGTGGCTGATGAGAAGATGCTCAGCGGGCTCACAAGGGACCTGCAGAAGAGCCTTCCTCCTCTCATGGCTCAGAACCTCTCTATACCCCTGGCCTTTGCCTGTCTCCTACACTTAGCCAATGAAAAGAATCTAAAGCTGGAAGGAACCGAGGACCTTTCCGACATTCTGGTGAGGCAAGGGGATTAA